One genomic region from Streptomyces sp. NBC_01431 encodes:
- a CDS encoding DUF962 domain-containing protein, with product MTQPTFDSYEEFWPYYVAMHSRAATRWVHLTGTLTGLAVSAYGLARGRKRYALALPLIGYGTAWPAHWFIEGNNPATFGHPGWSLRGDRQMIRMMLAGRDRELGEIAAKWLAENR from the coding sequence ATGACGCAGCCGACGTTCGATTCGTACGAGGAATTCTGGCCCTACTACGTGGCGATGCACTCCAGGGCCGCCACCCGCTGGGTGCATCTGACCGGCACTCTCACCGGACTCGCCGTGAGCGCGTACGGGCTGGCGCGCGGACGCAAGCGGTACGCGCTGGCGTTGCCGCTCATCGGGTACGGCACCGCCTGGCCCGCGCACTGGTTCATCGAGGGGAACAATCCGGCCACCTTCGGCCACCCCGGATGGTCGCTGCGCGGGGACCGCCAGATGATCCGGATGATGCTGGCCGGGCGTGACCGGGAGCTGGGGGAGATCGCCGCCAAGTGGCTCGCCGAGAACCGCTGA
- a CDS encoding lipid-transfer protein translates to MSGDIAVLGAGMHPWGKWGRSFVQYGTVAARAALADAGIDWSDVQSVVGADTVRCGYPGYVAGATFAQALGWQGARVTSVYAACASGAQAIGAARAQILAGLADVVLVVGADAAPKGFFAPAGGDRPDDPDWLRFRVLGATNPAYFGLYARRRIALYGDTVDDFAQVKVKNAAAGALNANARYRKAVTVEEVAASAVVADPLRLLDICATSDGAAALVLSSVDFARRHGATDPVRIRAVSTVTPTYPKAVLDLPDIATDSAAGAEPSPHSFRSSIARAAYEEAGIGPDELSLAEVYDLSTALELEWYEDLGLCGAGEGAKLVRDGATALGGRIPVNTSGGLASFGEAVPAQAIAQVCELTWQLRGAAGSRQVVGARAGITANQGLFGHGSAVLAVR, encoded by the coding sequence ATGAGCGGTGACATCGCGGTCCTGGGGGCGGGGATGCACCCGTGGGGCAAGTGGGGACGGAGTTTCGTCCAGTACGGGACCGTCGCGGCGCGGGCCGCGCTCGCGGATGCGGGGATCGACTGGAGCGACGTGCAGTCGGTGGTGGGCGCCGACACCGTGCGCTGCGGGTATCCGGGCTATGTGGCGGGGGCGACCTTCGCGCAGGCGCTCGGCTGGCAGGGCGCGCGGGTGACCAGTGTGTACGCGGCCTGCGCGTCGGGGGCCCAGGCGATCGGCGCGGCGCGGGCGCAGATCCTGGCCGGGCTCGCCGATGTGGTGCTCGTGGTGGGGGCCGATGCGGCGCCGAAGGGGTTCTTCGCACCGGCCGGCGGCGACCGGCCCGACGATCCGGACTGGCTGAGGTTCCGGGTGCTCGGCGCGACGAACCCGGCCTATTTCGGGCTCTACGCCCGCCGCCGCATCGCCCTGTACGGGGACACCGTGGACGACTTCGCGCAGGTCAAGGTGAAGAACGCGGCGGCCGGCGCGCTCAACGCGAACGCCCGCTACCGCAAGGCGGTCACCGTCGAGGAGGTCGCCGCATCCGCGGTCGTCGCGGACCCGCTGCGGCTGCTCGACATCTGCGCCACCTCGGACGGCGCCGCTGCCCTCGTGTTGAGCAGTGTGGACTTCGCCCGTCGGCACGGCGCCACCGACCCGGTCCGCATCCGCGCGGTCTCCACGGTCACGCCCACCTACCCCAAGGCGGTGCTCGACCTGCCCGACATCGCGACCGACTCGGCGGCCGGCGCGGAACCGTCCCCGCACTCCTTCCGGTCATCCATCGCGCGGGCCGCGTACGAGGAGGCGGGCATCGGGCCGGACGAGCTGTCGCTGGCCGAGGTGTACGACCTGTCCACGGCCCTGGAATTGGAGTGGTACGAGGACCTCGGGCTGTGCGGCGCGGGCGAGGGGGCCAAGCTCGTACGGGACGGGGCGACCGCACTCGGGGGGCGCATCCCGGTCAACACCAGTGGCGGCCTCGCGTCGTTCGGGGAGGCCGTGCCCGCTCAGGCCATCGCGCAGGTCTGCGAGCTCACCTGGCAGTTACGGGGAGCCGCGGGGTCTCGCCAGGTGGTCGGGGCACGGGCCGGAATCACCGCGAACCAGGGCTTGTTCGGACACGGTTCGGCCGTGCTGGCGGTGCGCTGA
- a CDS encoding glycoside hydrolase family 31 protein, whose product MNGDDLVRSVKAVGTVQGLRAMRSALRRRRADARELSARGPERARVPGAVTDAEPRPGGGVVRFARSELDVRVAAGGAVFWGWDGAGPEPSYALNGSAPEPDPRASLEPDKDGGWRVVSERLTVVISRHGAVDVCTPGGIVLRRELPPRWWEPVGGGPARWQQRSEVAADARFFGLGGRADGPRLRDGTYRLWNTDPRGGFAPGDDPLYITMPVQLVVADAGTHLAFYDNTWDGRVMLREGEEGAGSGHDRPGASELRMDGGPLRCWVMAGTPARVLRGWSGLTGAPALPPSWALGYQHARWGFGSEREVRRVVAGYTERRLPLSALHLDIDHYDAHQVFTVDRDAFPDLPRLAKDLAENGVRLVSIVDPAVKADGGNPVYESGLAAGAFVQDARGHEVRGEVWPGECAYPDFTDPKARIWWGGLYQERLDQGFAGVWHDMNEPVSFAPFGDPTLPRSARHDLDGRGGDHREAHNVYGLSMARAGYEGLRLLRPDERPFLFTRSGWAGMQRYGGTWSGDVTTGWPGLRASLSLVLGLGLCGVPYSGPDVGGFDGSPSPELYLRWFQLGAWLPLFRTHAAIWAGRREPWEFGPKVLEQARAALAERERLRPYFVTLAQLARLSGAPYVRPVWWGAPGDRALRDCEDSFLLGDAFLVAPVLERGTVRRAVRLPRGRWYDTATGEAHDGPGQVLLNAPLSRIPVLARAGSVVPVRGDDGGLELEVWAPAAGRTGGGTVVRDTGDGWDGAKVERFVTRVINGRVVVERANGGANGEVGYPVRVRGLVR is encoded by the coding sequence ATGAACGGCGATGACCTGGTGCGCTCGGTGAAGGCGGTCGGCACGGTACAGGGCCTTCGGGCGATGCGCTCGGCGCTGCGGCGGCGTCGGGCGGATGCCCGGGAGCTGTCGGCGCGCGGGCCGGAGCGGGCTCGGGTGCCGGGAGCGGTGACCGATGCCGAGCCCCGGCCCGGCGGCGGGGTCGTGCGGTTCGCGCGCTCCGAGCTCGACGTGCGGGTCGCGGCGGGCGGCGCGGTGTTCTGGGGCTGGGACGGGGCCGGGCCCGAGCCGTCGTACGCCCTGAACGGCAGCGCGCCCGAGCCGGACCCGAGGGCGTCACTGGAGCCGGACAAGGACGGCGGCTGGCGGGTCGTCTCCGAGCGGCTGACGGTGGTCATCTCCCGGCACGGCGCGGTGGACGTGTGCACACCGGGCGGGATCGTGCTGCGGCGGGAGCTGCCGCCGCGCTGGTGGGAGCCGGTCGGCGGCGGACCGGCCCGCTGGCAGCAGCGGTCCGAAGTGGCCGCCGACGCGCGGTTCTTCGGGCTCGGCGGTCGCGCCGACGGGCCCCGGTTGCGCGACGGGACGTACCGCCTGTGGAACACCGACCCTCGCGGCGGCTTCGCCCCGGGCGACGACCCGCTGTACATCACCATGCCGGTGCAGCTGGTCGTGGCCGACGCGGGGACGCATCTGGCGTTCTACGACAACACCTGGGACGGCCGGGTGATGCTGCGCGAAGGAGAGGAGGGTGCGGGGTCGGGGCACGACAGGCCGGGTGCGAGCGAGCTGCGCATGGACGGCGGCCCGCTGCGCTGCTGGGTGATGGCGGGCACACCCGCCCGCGTGTTGCGGGGCTGGAGCGGGCTCACCGGCGCGCCCGCACTGCCGCCGTCGTGGGCGCTCGGGTACCAGCACGCGCGCTGGGGATTCGGCAGTGAGCGGGAGGTGCGGCGGGTCGTCGCCGGGTACACCGAGCGCCGGCTGCCGCTGTCCGCGCTGCATCTGGACATCGACCACTACGACGCGCACCAGGTCTTCACGGTCGATCGGGACGCCTTCCCCGACCTGCCGCGGCTGGCCAAGGATCTGGCGGAGAACGGGGTGCGGCTCGTCTCGATCGTCGACCCGGCGGTCAAGGCGGACGGCGGCAACCCGGTGTACGAGAGCGGCCTCGCCGCCGGTGCCTTCGTCCAGGACGCACGCGGGCACGAGGTGCGGGGAGAGGTGTGGCCCGGGGAGTGCGCCTATCCGGACTTCACCGATCCGAAGGCACGTATCTGGTGGGGCGGGCTCTACCAGGAACGGCTCGACCAGGGGTTCGCCGGGGTGTGGCACGACATGAACGAGCCGGTGTCCTTCGCGCCCTTCGGCGATCCGACGCTGCCCCGCTCCGCCCGGCACGACCTCGACGGCCGGGGCGGCGACCACCGTGAGGCCCACAATGTGTACGGCCTCTCCATGGCCCGCGCCGGGTACGAGGGGCTGCGCCTGCTGCGCCCCGATGAGCGGCCGTTCCTCTTCACACGCTCCGGGTGGGCCGGGATGCAGCGTTACGGAGGCACCTGGTCCGGCGATGTGACCACCGGCTGGCCGGGGCTGCGCGCCTCGCTCTCCCTGGTGCTGGGCCTCGGCCTGTGCGGGGTGCCGTACTCGGGGCCGGACGTGGGTGGCTTCGACGGAAGCCCCTCGCCGGAGCTGTATCTGCGCTGGTTCCAGCTGGGTGCCTGGCTGCCCCTCTTCCGTACGCACGCGGCGATCTGGGCGGGTCGGCGCGAGCCCTGGGAGTTCGGACCGAAGGTGCTGGAGCAGGCGCGGGCCGCGCTGGCCGAACGGGAGCGGCTGCGCCCGTACTTCGTGACCCTGGCCCAGCTGGCCCGGCTCAGCGGGGCGCCCTATGTGCGCCCCGTGTGGTGGGGTGCGCCGGGCGACCGGGCGCTGCGCGACTGCGAGGACTCCTTCCTCCTCGGCGACGCATTCCTGGTGGCTCCGGTCCTTGAGCGGGGCACCGTCCGGCGGGCGGTGCGGCTGCCGCGCGGGCGGTGGTACGACACCGCGACCGGCGAGGCGCACGACGGCCCCGGCCAGGTGCTGCTGAACGCCCCGCTGTCCCGGATCCCGGTGCTCGCACGGGCGGGTTCGGTGGTTCCGGTGCGCGGCGACGACGGCGGGCTGGAACTGGAGGTGTGGGCACCGGCCGCCGGGCGGACCGGGGGCGGAACAGTCGTACGGGACACCGGGGACGGATGGGACGGGGCGAAGGTCGAGCGGTTCGTCACCCGCGTGATCAACGGCCGGGTCGTGGTCGAGCGAGCCAACGGCGGCGCGAACGGCGAGGTCGGGTACCCGGTCCGGGTGCGGGGGTTGGTGCGCTGA
- a CDS encoding DUF742 domain-containing protein encodes MSDADQRAKDRAPDRSAAAQGRPHHWFDADAGPVVRPYAMTRGRTTSVGQHRLDLIAVVVPEPAADDPGRDQTLSPEHVEIVERCGDAPQSIAELAAGLDLPVGVVRVLVGDLVADALVHVTRPVPPAELPDESLLREVINGLRAL; translated from the coding sequence ATGAGTGACGCAGACCAACGGGCCAAGGACCGGGCACCGGACCGGTCGGCGGCGGCCCAGGGCCGGCCGCACCACTGGTTCGACGCGGACGCGGGCCCGGTGGTGCGTCCGTACGCCATGACGCGGGGGCGCACCACCAGCGTGGGCCAGCACCGTCTGGACCTCATCGCCGTCGTCGTCCCCGAACCGGCCGCCGACGACCCGGGCCGCGATCAGACGCTCTCCCCGGAGCACGTGGAGATAGTCGAACGCTGCGGTGACGCGCCGCAGTCCATCGCCGAACTCGCGGCCGGACTCGACCTTCCCGTCGGGGTGGTCCGGGTCCTGGTGGGCGATCTCGTCGCCGACGCCCTGGTGCACGTAACCCGACCCGTACCGCCGGCCGAGCTGCCGGACGAGTCCCTTCTCCGCGAGGTGATCAATGGCCTTCGGGCGCTCTAG
- a CDS encoding Zn-ribbon domain-containing OB-fold protein, producing the protein MRTRTPVVAGWFTVTEGTEGQDFRLLGTRCGACASVFFPREDSFCRNPACEGGELTQVPLSKRGRVWSYTDGRYRPPAPYASDPGTPWEPYTLVAVELAAERMVVLGQAAPGVSTADLAVGMEVEVVPGVLNEDTETTWTTWNWRPVEATA; encoded by the coding sequence ATGCGCACGCGTACGCCTGTGGTCGCGGGCTGGTTCACGGTCACCGAGGGGACGGAGGGGCAGGACTTCCGGCTGCTCGGCACCCGGTGCGGCGCCTGCGCCTCCGTGTTCTTCCCGCGCGAGGACTCCTTCTGCCGCAATCCCGCCTGCGAGGGCGGCGAGCTCACCCAGGTGCCGCTCTCCAAGCGGGGGCGCGTGTGGTCGTACACCGACGGGCGCTACCGGCCACCCGCTCCCTACGCCTCGGACCCCGGGACGCCGTGGGAGCCGTACACCCTCGTCGCCGTCGAGCTGGCTGCCGAGCGGATGGTGGTGCTCGGCCAGGCCGCGCCCGGGGTGAGCACCGCCGACCTGGCGGTCGGGATGGAGGTCGAGGTGGTGCCCGGGGTGCTCAACGAGGACACGGAGACCACTTGGACGACCTGGAACTGGCGGCCCGTGGAGGCGACGGCATGA
- a CDS encoding GTP-binding protein, with amino-acid sequence MAFGRSSRKKRHIDPVTLKILVAGGFGVGKTTLVGAVSEIRPLRTEERLTEAGRPVDDLAGVEGKNTTTVAMDFGRITLREDLVLYLFGTPGQDRFWFLWDELAQGALGAVVLADTRRLEDCFAGIDYFERRGIPFTVAVNCFDDATRYPADTVRSALDLDPEVPLLMCDARVRESVKEILVGVVEHAMAMKAKGRQPAVT; translated from the coding sequence ATGGCCTTCGGGCGCTCTAGCCGCAAGAAGCGGCACATCGACCCGGTGACGCTCAAGATCCTCGTCGCGGGCGGCTTCGGCGTCGGCAAGACCACTCTGGTCGGCGCGGTGAGCGAGATCCGGCCACTGCGCACCGAGGAGCGCCTCACCGAGGCGGGCCGCCCGGTCGACGACCTCGCGGGCGTGGAGGGCAAGAACACCACCACGGTCGCCATGGACTTCGGGCGCATCACGCTCCGCGAGGACCTGGTGCTCTACCTCTTCGGCACCCCGGGCCAGGACCGCTTCTGGTTCCTGTGGGACGAGCTGGCACAGGGCGCGCTCGGCGCGGTCGTCCTCGCCGACACCCGCCGCCTGGAGGACTGCTTCGCGGGCATCGACTACTTCGAGCGCCGCGGCATCCCGTTCACGGTCGCCGTCAACTGCTTCGACGACGCCACGCGTTATCCCGCCGACACCGTGCGCTCCGCCCTCGACCTCGACCCCGAGGTGCCGCTCCTCATGTGTGACGCGCGGGTTCGCGAGTCGGTCAAGGAGATCCTGGTCGGCGTGGTCGAGCACGCCATGGCGATGAAGGCGAAGGGCCGCCAGCCCGCGGTGACCTGA
- the glpK gene encoding glycerol kinase GlpK, which yields MTDKFVAAIDQGTTSSRCIIFNQDGAIVAVDQREHRQIFPKPGWVEHDATEIWSKVQAVVAGALARAGLRADQLSALGITNQRETTVLWDRATGKPVHNAIVWQDTRTSALCAELGGSDGQDRFRDATGLPLASYFSGPKAAWLLDNVPGLRTRAERGEIAFGTVDSWLIWNLTGGTAGGVHVTDVTNASRTLLMNLETLQWDDEILAVMNVPRTMLPEIRSSAEVYGTAVGPVAGVPVASALGDQQAAIFGQACYDTGTAKNTYGTGSFLLLNTGNRPVASKNGLITTVGYKIGEQAPVYCLEGSIAVTGALVQWFRDQLGIIRSADEIETLAASVEDNGGAYIVPAFSGLFAPYWRSDARGVITGLTRYVTKAHLARAVLEATSWQTREVVDAMYQDSGVQITTLKVDGGMTANHLLMQHQADVLGVPVIRPRVSETTCLGAAYAAGLATGVWSDLGELEAHWQRDVQWSPRMEARLREREYANWRKAVERSLGWHEESGR from the coding sequence ATGACGGACAAGTTCGTCGCCGCGATCGACCAGGGCACCACCTCCAGCCGCTGCATCATCTTCAACCAGGACGGTGCGATCGTCGCCGTCGACCAGCGCGAGCACCGGCAGATCTTTCCCAAGCCCGGCTGGGTGGAGCACGACGCCACCGAGATCTGGTCCAAGGTGCAGGCCGTGGTCGCGGGCGCCCTCGCCAGGGCCGGACTGCGCGCGGACCAGCTCAGCGCGCTCGGCATCACCAACCAGCGTGAAACGACGGTCCTTTGGGACCGCGCGACCGGCAAACCCGTACACAACGCGATCGTCTGGCAGGACACCCGGACCTCCGCGCTCTGCGCAGAACTCGGCGGGAGCGACGGGCAGGACCGGTTCCGCGACGCCACCGGGCTCCCGCTGGCCAGCTACTTCTCGGGCCCCAAGGCGGCCTGGCTGCTCGACAACGTACCCGGGCTCCGGACCCGCGCCGAGCGCGGCGAGATCGCGTTCGGCACCGTCGACTCCTGGCTGATCTGGAACCTGACCGGCGGCACGGCCGGCGGGGTGCACGTCACCGACGTCACCAACGCCTCGCGCACCCTGCTGATGAACCTGGAAACCCTTCAGTGGGACGACGAGATCCTCGCCGTGATGAACGTGCCCAGGACGATGCTTCCGGAGATCAGGTCCTCGGCCGAGGTCTACGGCACCGCCGTGGGACCGGTGGCGGGTGTGCCGGTCGCTTCTGCGCTCGGCGACCAGCAAGCGGCGATTTTCGGCCAAGCCTGCTATGACACCGGCACCGCGAAGAACACGTACGGGACGGGGAGTTTCCTGCTCCTGAACACCGGTAACAGGCCGGTCGCCTCGAAGAACGGGCTCATCACCACCGTGGGCTACAAGATAGGCGAACAGGCGCCGGTCTACTGCCTGGAGGGGTCGATCGCGGTCACCGGGGCGCTCGTGCAGTGGTTCCGGGACCAGCTCGGCATCATCCGCAGTGCCGACGAGATCGAAACCCTCGCGGCGAGCGTCGAGGACAACGGCGGGGCGTACATCGTGCCCGCCTTCTCCGGGCTCTTCGCGCCCTATTGGCGCTCCGATGCGCGGGGTGTCATCACCGGGTTGACGCGGTACGTGACGAAGGCCCACCTTGCCCGCGCGGTCCTGGAGGCGACCAGCTGGCAGACCCGCGAGGTCGTGGACGCCATGTACCAGGACTCAGGTGTGCAGATCACGACGCTCAAGGTGGACGGCGGCATGACCGCCAACCATCTGCTGATGCAGCATCAGGCGGACGTGCTCGGTGTGCCCGTGATCCGCCCCAGGGTGTCCGAGACGACCTGTCTGGGTGCCGCGTACGCGGCCGGTCTCGCCACCGGGGTCTGGTCGGACCTCGGCGAACTCGAGGCGCACTGGCAGCGCGATGTGCAATGGTCTCCGCGTATGGAGGCGCGGCTTCGCGAGCGCGAGTACGCCAACTGGCGCAAAGCGGTGGAGCGGAGCCTGGGCTGGCACGAGGAGAGCGGCCGGTAG
- a CDS encoding M15 family metallopeptidase, with translation MTSPRTGLRGLVAAAAALLAVALLSPTAQAAPEPKAPEEFVALSSVDRSIIQEMRYITPHDFVGEPIDGYRQPLCILTRPAAEALHRAQLGLLRQGYSLKVYDCYRPQRAVDQFVRWAKDLDDVKMKAEFYPDVDKSRLFADGYIAAKSGHSRGSTMDLTIVKLPALPTPPYHPGQPLVPCYAPQSQRFPDNSLDMGTGFDCFDTLAHTDDPRIQGVQRAHRQFLKSTLEAQGFVNLPEEWWHFTFQPEPFPDTYFDFPVARRSVAGH, from the coding sequence ATGACATCACCGAGGACGGGACTGCGCGGCCTGGTCGCGGCCGCTGCCGCGCTGCTCGCCGTCGCCCTCCTCTCCCCCACCGCGCAGGCGGCGCCCGAGCCGAAGGCGCCGGAGGAGTTCGTGGCGCTCAGCTCCGTCGACCGCTCGATCATCCAGGAGATGCGCTACATCACCCCGCACGACTTCGTCGGCGAGCCGATCGACGGCTACCGGCAGCCCCTGTGCATCCTGACCCGCCCCGCCGCCGAGGCGCTGCACCGGGCGCAGCTGGGACTGCTGCGACAGGGCTACTCCCTGAAGGTGTACGACTGCTACCGCCCGCAGCGGGCCGTCGACCAGTTCGTGCGCTGGGCGAAGGATCTGGACGACGTGAAGATGAAGGCGGAGTTCTATCCGGACGTCGACAAGTCGAGGCTGTTCGCGGACGGGTACATCGCGGCGAAGTCCGGGCACAGCCGGGGCAGCACGATGGATCTGACGATCGTGAAGCTGCCCGCGCTGCCGACCCCGCCGTACCACCCCGGGCAGCCCCTCGTGCCGTGCTACGCGCCGCAGAGCCAGCGGTTCCCGGACAACTCCCTCGACATGGGGACCGGATTCGACTGCTTCGACACCCTGGCGCACACCGACGACCCGCGCATCCAGGGCGTTCAGCGGGCCCATCGCCAGTTCCTGAAGAGCACGCTGGAAGCGCAGGGCTTCGTGAACCTCCCCGAGGAGTGGTGGCACTTCACCTTCCAGCCGGAGCCGTTCCCCGACACCTATTTCGACTTCCCGGTGGCGCGACGCTCGGTGGCCGGGCACTGA
- a CDS encoding NUDIX hydrolase, producing MTASSKLPLLDSHCGACGARYPEPDGEWPRVCTPCGTIAYRNPLPVAIALLPVFDARGTGLVVITRTIEPQRGGVALPGGFVDLGETWQNAVIRELKEETGIEATVTEVRLADALSSPQHLLLFGLLPPRPAATLPRSLPTDETEGWQLLYEPAELAFPLHTEAMRKWFEGAYG from the coding sequence GTGACCGCATCCTCGAAGCTTCCCCTCCTGGATTCCCACTGCGGTGCGTGCGGGGCACGGTACCCCGAGCCGGACGGCGAGTGGCCCCGCGTCTGCACGCCCTGCGGCACCATCGCGTACCGCAATCCGCTCCCCGTTGCCATCGCGCTGCTTCCGGTCTTCGACGCGCGCGGTACGGGGCTCGTCGTCATCACCCGCACCATCGAACCGCAGCGGGGCGGCGTCGCCCTGCCCGGCGGTTTCGTGGACCTTGGTGAAACCTGGCAGAACGCGGTCATCCGCGAACTCAAGGAGGAGACCGGCATCGAGGCCACGGTCACCGAGGTCCGCCTCGCCGACGCGCTGAGCTCCCCGCAACACCTCCTGCTGTTCGGCCTGTTGCCGCCCCGCCCGGCCGCCACGCTGCCGCGCTCGCTCCCGACCGACGAAACCGAAGGCTGGCAACTTCTGTACGAGCCAGCCGAGTTGGCGTTTCCGCTGCATACGGAAGCAATGCGGAAGTGGTTCGAGGGGGCGTACGGATAG
- a CDS encoding acetoacetate--CoA ligase produces MTSAAHPAPQPEPLWQPDSDRIAAARITRFQAWAAERYGAPAEGGYPALHRWSVAELDTFWQAVADWFDIRFSSPYEAVLADRTMPGAQWFPGATLNYAEHALRTAEDSARAETPALLHVDETHEPVGISWSELRRQVGSLAAELRALGVRPGDRVSGYLPNVPQAVTALLASAAVGAVWTSCAPDFGARSVLDRFQQVEPVVLFTVDGYRYGGKEHDRTDVVAELRRELPTLRAVVHIPLLGTPAPEGTLEWSALTSADTEPVFEQVPFDHPLWVLYSSGTTGLPKAIVQSQGGILLEHFKQLGLHCDLGPEDRFFWYTSTGWMMWNFLVSGLLTGTTVVLYDGSPGFPDTGAQWGVAERTGATLFGTSAAYVMACRKAEVHPAREHDLSRVKCVATTGSPLPPDGFRWLHDEVREDLWIASVSGGTDVCSCFAGAVPTLPVHIGELQAPCLGTDLQAWDPQGRAVTGEVGELVVTNPMPSMPIRFWNDPDGGRYRDSYFDMFPGVWRHGDWITLTDHGSVIIHGRSDSTLNRQGVRMGSADIYEVVERLPEIRESLVIGLEEPDGGYWMPLFVHLAEGAVLDESLRAKIKQAIREQLSPRHVPDEIIEAPGVPHTLTGKRIEVPVKRLLQGTALDKAVNPGSVDNLDLLRFYEDIARKRA; encoded by the coding sequence ATGACCTCAGCAGCGCACCCCGCTCCGCAGCCCGAGCCCTTGTGGCAGCCGGACTCCGACCGCATCGCCGCCGCGCGGATCACCCGCTTCCAGGCCTGGGCCGCCGAGCGCTACGGAGCACCGGCCGAGGGCGGATACCCGGCTCTCCACCGCTGGTCCGTCGCGGAGCTCGACACCTTCTGGCAAGCCGTGGCCGACTGGTTCGACATCCGCTTCTCCTCCCCGTACGAAGCTGTCCTTGCTGATCGAACGATGCCCGGTGCCCAGTGGTTCCCGGGCGCCACACTGAACTACGCGGAACACGCCCTGCGCACAGCCGAGGACTCCGCCCGCGCCGAAACTCCGGCACTGCTTCACGTCGACGAGACGCACGAACCCGTGGGGATCAGCTGGTCCGAACTCCGGCGCCAGGTCGGCTCGCTCGCGGCCGAACTGCGCGCCCTCGGCGTCCGCCCCGGCGACCGGGTGAGCGGCTATCTGCCCAACGTCCCGCAGGCCGTCACCGCGCTGCTCGCCTCCGCCGCCGTCGGCGCGGTCTGGACCTCCTGCGCCCCCGACTTCGGTGCCCGCAGCGTCCTCGACCGCTTCCAGCAGGTCGAGCCGGTCGTCCTGTTCACCGTCGACGGCTACCGCTACGGCGGCAAGGAGCACGACCGCACGGACGTGGTCGCGGAACTGCGCCGCGAACTGCCCACGCTGCGCGCCGTGGTGCACATCCCGCTCCTCGGCACACCGGCCCCCGAAGGCACCCTCGAATGGTCCGCCCTCACCTCGGCCGACACGGAGCCGGTCTTCGAGCAGGTGCCCTTCGACCACCCCCTGTGGGTCCTGTACTCCTCCGGTACGACGGGGCTGCCCAAGGCGATCGTGCAGTCCCAGGGCGGCATCCTGCTCGAACACTTCAAGCAGCTCGGCCTGCACTGCGACCTCGGCCCCGAGGACCGCTTCTTCTGGTACACGTCGACCGGCTGGATGATGTGGAACTTCCTCGTCTCCGGCCTGCTCACCGGCACCACGGTCGTGCTGTACGACGGCAGTCCGGGGTTCCCCGACACGGGCGCCCAGTGGGGGGTGGCCGAGCGCACCGGGGCCACCCTGTTCGGCACGTCGGCCGCGTACGTCATGGCCTGCCGCAAGGCCGAGGTCCACCCGGCCCGCGAGCACGACCTGTCCCGCGTCAAGTGCGTGGCCACCACCGGCTCGCCGCTGCCGCCCGACGGTTTCCGCTGGCTCCACGACGAGGTGCGCGAAGACCTGTGGATCGCCTCGGTCAGCGGTGGCACCGACGTCTGCTCCTGCTTCGCAGGAGCGGTCCCGACGCTTCCGGTGCACATCGGCGAGCTCCAGGCGCCCTGCCTGGGCACCGACCTCCAGGCCTGGGACCCGCAGGGCAGGGCCGTCACCGGCGAGGTCGGCGAACTCGTCGTCACCAACCCCATGCCGTCCATGCCGATCCGCTTCTGGAACGACCCCGACGGCGGCCGCTACCGCGACAGCTACTTCGACATGTTCCCGGGCGTGTGGCGCCACGGCGACTGGATCACCCTCACCGACCACGGCTCGGTGATCATCCACGGCCGCTCCGACTCCACCCTCAACCGCCAAGGCGTGCGCATGGGCTCGGCCGACATCTACGAGGTCGTCGAACGCCTCCCGGAGATCCGCGAATCGCTCGTCATCGGTCTCGAAGAGCCGGACGGCGGCTACTGGATGCCGCTCTTCGTGCACCTCGCCGAGGGCGCCGTCCTGGACGAGTCCCTCCGTGCGAAGATCAAGCAGGCGATCCGCGAACAGCTCTCGCCCCGCCATGTCCCCGACGAGATCATCGAGGCCCCGGGTGTCCCGCACACCCTTACGGGCAAGCGCATCGAGGTCCCGGTCAAGCGCCTCCTCCAAGGCACAGCCCTCGACAAGGCGGTCAACCCCGGCTCGGTCGACAACCTCGACCTGCTGCGCTTCTACGAGGACATCGCCCGCAAGCGCGCCTGA